In the Entelurus aequoreus isolate RoL-2023_Sb linkage group LG16, RoL_Eaeq_v1.1, whole genome shotgun sequence genome, GTGATGCTAATGTTGCCCAAAAATAGTTTAATATAGTGATTTTAGTTTTCATTTTTGGGGAAGGTAAACATGTAGGAGATGGATGAATAGAGAGCTTTCATTTGAATGTTTTCATTCAACTGACAGTATTGCGCACTGCAGATAGCATTGCTGCACGGTTCCATATCATTTATATACAGTGCCATACAAGTTTGCACAGGAAGCACAACGCATTATGCCGCCTCCCCCGCCCTTGGGTTCATGTCTACAGTGTTTTAATGTATACAATGTACATAAAAGGATATTTCAGGTCAGCAAAACGTCTGAACAGCAGCAGCCATGCAAATAGGAAAAGGTCAGTGAGGTGTTTAAGGGAAGATTGGATGAGGGAAGAGGACTCAGATAGTGCCATGGTGCGGAATATTCAACTCCCACTACAATCTCTCCGCAGAAGCAAAACCAAAATCGGCATGAAGACAACCGGGCCTGTAGCAAGCACTTAGACAAATCTGAATTTGATTCAAAACTTCATGAGCTTGTATGCTTGCATGATTTGGCTCAAACTGATTCCACTGTCCCCGTCTTGACCGCCCGAAAAACAAGATGTCCTGTGTGTATTTGAGTTAACGCTGATGTGTGTTTGATGACACCATGGAAATATAAGCCAGCTCTAATTTCACCTCAACATAAGAAACATCCATAAATTCACCTTGCTGGTGACATTTGCTCTGAATGCAAatatcaaaaaaaaaatacatgtcatCTATTTAATATGAAATTAAAAATAACTTTATTTGCTTTGTAAGTTGATTTTGTGCAGCATATATTTGAAATAACAATGGGTTGTGTCTCAACTGTAATGTAAACAGAGCTGAAGTCAAACATtgtaaattttgaattttaaaaaaatattcagtataTATTTCAGATAAATATGTTTTCCTAACATATTGTTAAAGTGACACTGAGGGTCATGATGGGATGTCAGGATGACTCACTGTTTACAGCAGCACAGTCCAGAAGAGCAAAACAGATTATTACAAAGTATAAAAGAGCCACTTAATCATTAAAACTATTTTTGCAACAGTACTATTACTACTGAGCATTTCATTACAATGTTGGTTTCCAGCCATAATATTCTTCCAACATACAACTGCTATGCatgtacattttatatatactgaTTTCTTTAGCTAGCAGCTTAATTTTAGTACCGCATTTATTTTGATCATGAAGTAAGGTTGTACCTTTATACATGTTGTCCAATGATTGGTCTAATTGTTATTTCAGGATTACATGTGTAGTTTCCTTACATTGGCCTTGTCCTTTTATTTGTATCAATAATGCAGTGCAGTTAGAGGCAGATCTAACTATACACGCACCTGGCTCAGATAGCAGAcacaaggaagtattttggcAAAGTTATCATTGTAAGACAAGATTCGATTCAGCTCTTCAAAATAGTTAGCAACCCACAAGGCATGTTTAAGACACTTTTGTGAGGCATAAGTATTACTTTATTTATGACGCCAGATGTATTGTGATAGTTCTACTTAGCATTAAGACAATGCTGATGTGTATCTTGCTGTATTACATTTTCAGTTCCAATTTGTCCTAAAGCAGTGACCAAGACCTCTTGCTTTGTGCAACATTTGGAGATGCTATATGAGgaaaacaaaaacaccatttacaaaaaaaagactgATAGAAAAAGGAAAAGATTTAAGTCAAGTCATTTCATCATTTTAActcgcccgccacatcattcaaagtggcccgtcacatcaaatggcatcatttatgtggcctgcacaAGGCTGGAAGCAATAAAGCCCttggctaaatgtatttgttcagcatgcaattgcatatgttctatatcagtggttcttaacctgggttcgatcgaaccctaggggttcggtgagtcggcctcaggggttcggcagagcctccgccgcagcggtcaagacacacctgactcattaattgattaacgtggaccccgacgtaattaaacaagttgaaaaacatattcgggtgttaccatttagtggtcaattgtacggaatatgtactgtactgtgcaatttactaataaaagtttcattcaataaatcaatcaatcgtgtaaataaaaacttctccctatcggcgtatctgtactactgtaaagttaacatttgaatgacattaaaaaggaagtctaagtctaagtattatggatacccctaaacaatgttccctctgattttccatctgatttgcaagtgtgtaatttgttgtgagttcatacactgtgttggttttgttctttgaacaaggggatgttcatgcacggttcattttgtgcactagtaaaacaaacatataactttgtcttgaatttttttttaaaacataaaatttttcactaaagaagggttcggtgaatgtgcatatgaaactggcggggttcggtacctccaacaaggttaagaacccctgttctATACTTTAATATTGTCTCATCATGCAacaaaggagctactgtgatgtgctgccactctttcaggcgcacgtatacatgtgtacatgtataatgtatattttttgctggatctactcttttttttatgctgccctttttttcctgcagctgttacatatattgtaatattgtacatggcaattgggatttcttatatatatatatatatacattgtatatattatataatgtatatataatatgtaaatattacatatatgttatatttatattgctaccacggtacatttttagtctacttttgttttcaccctctttttgtgcccttatgTGCATTATATCCTTTCCATcccttgtaactgagctactgtgtggaacaatttcccttgtgtatcttaaaatgttgtcaaagtctaagtctaagatgttCCAAACGTTGTTTTTTAttggttatcaaaaataaatacctATATATCTGCTTGACAtcttgacttacgatttcaaagcaagttctcCATCAATCTGTTCAAAAGtataataatcaaaaacagttGCCGATAAGCATATTGTGTAACGAGGCTATAATAGgttaatattcatatatatttagtGTTAcacgcggccctctgagggcagctatgaatgcaatgtggccctcaaaaaaaactgtttgacacccctgctttgtaAGTAATAGAAAGCCATGCATTGTCGACAGAGGCAAGAAAAAACTCCTAAATCCAGAGggtctcaaactttttttcatcAAGTAGcccttcagaaaacacttggctctccaagcaccaccctaatgaccaacattaaaatacagtagcatagtaggcctaggtattcattaaaaacaaagccaaggttttatttaacaagtatatttaatatttttggtaaCTGTAACtttatacacagtttgaacagtaacactgtgtttgaatatagaaaaataaaacatgtcacaTCATTACAATATCTAATTAACTGAGTATTTGGTGTACCGCTAGACGGAGGCTGCgtaccagtttgagaatcactgctctaaacaaaacaaaaccaagaCTCAGGATTTTTGTGTTGCCTGTTTTCTTCTTTCCATGAAAGAAATAGCGCACTAAATTGTACGCATGTATGAACCAAACAAAGTACTTTGTGGTCTTACTTGCTATTTGTTTTCTTTGAGTGGATAAAAGGTGGTATTTAATTTGAATGGGCACTGACTAGCAACTTTTTGGAAACAGCCAGCCTGTTTTTTTGTtggttattgtgcttggtttttAGTGTCAATTAAAACCAAATGGGTAACATTGGCTGCAAATGTAACTTGAAATAAGTCTGACCTAATCCAAAACAGATCTGGTAATAGTTGTGTTGGTTAAACTTGTGTTGTGTTTACACGGAGTAACAGAGTGAAGGGGTAGAGGGAGCTGTTAAGGTAATAGCATGCTGCATTAGTACACTATCATCACCACACAAGCGTATGCATGCAACTTACATCAACACAACAAAAGTATaccaactgtaaaaaaaattataataataataaaatgagtgTGTCTTACCAGCGTTTTTATCACCCATGTCCTCTTGTGGTGCAGAAGTGGATGCGATTGCTCCTAGTGGATGCTCTCGGACCGGGGTTCCGTCCTCGCTTCGTCTGGTGAGAAGAGCAGCCTTGAGTCAGGACGTTTGCTTCAATAAACAGAGTGCAAAATGACCTCCTGCTGTCCTGTGTGGGACCCACTGACGCACGTGGCAGCACCCACTCAGGtaaagtctctctctctctccttctctatAGTGTTctaattctgtgtgtgtgtgtgtgtgtgtgtgtgtgtgtgtgtgtgtgtgtgtgtgtgtgtgtgtgtgtgtgtgtgtgtgtgtgtgtgtgtgtgtgtgtgtgtgtgtgtgtgtgtgtgtgtgtgtgtgtgtgtgtgtgtgtgtgtgtgtgtgtgtgtgtgtgtgtgtgtgtgtgtgtgtgtgtgtgtgtgtgtgtgtcttttggAGTCTTATTGACGCAGGAGGACATCAGCTGATTATAGTAAAAAGCTGATCCAACATGTTTTTAGAAGCTTGCTGTTGCTGCTATGATAAACATAAATAAGCTCATAATTAagatttagagaaaacaatgtagTTTTATTCATGTTCAATTCTATGCTGACGTATTAAAGATTGTATTCCCTGTCCACCAACCCATATATACTTCGCACTGTAATACTTGTATTATTAACACATTTCTCAAAATTACAGTTATGTCCTGTCCTTGCCATTTATGTCTGACCACACGTTCGAAAGCGTAGACAGTAGCCCCGGCAGGTGCTAATTTGCTGAGGGATATCAATATTTAATGAAAGAATGCAATCAATACAGTGTCCTAAGCCATATTGTGGCAGTTATTGGATATGGCGGTGGAATTCTGATGTCAAGGGTGTGCAGCACGGTATATGAAACAATGGATTGTAAATGTGTTGTGCAATGGGTTTGAGTaaaaagctcttaaaatgaagtgaCCAGTAATTTGCGAATTGTCAGgcctttaaaggagaactgcactttttgggggaattttgcctatcgttcacaatcgttatgagagTCAAGAACACACGTCATTttatttttaggattttaaagatggtaaaaaaaaacttggaaaATGCagctaaaacaacttcaaaaccctctgtCAATGTTTTACATACACATTGCAAGGCATTTAGTCATTTCATGCATTACCGgaaattggtaggtcgtgagtttaaaccccggccgagtcataccaaagactataaaaatgggacccattgcctccctgcttggcactcagcatccagggttggaattgggggttaaatcaccaaaatgattccagagcgcggccaccggtgctgctgactgctcccctcgcctcccagggggtggacaaggggatgggtcaaatgcagagggttttttcaccacacttagtgtgtgtgtgaccatcagtggtactttaactttaatttcctcagcgcatttatctccgtttccatagcagcacacttccgacttccagcaacaaatgcgtgttcttacttccggaaacaaatgcGATTGTGTTGTAATCATGACATACTTGCTAATAGACGactaagacgactatttttggacaaataaggattcacaaccttatacttttgaagctgaatatacgtaggattaactgctGCTGAGTCAAacggaagctgagagagtgaggtcagcgtgactttgacgctgtaaatgtggaacttggagcgaAGCTATGTCGAcaaaaatggattgcttacccaaaatcaactggaaacgtccccagccagctggaccaaaagcacaactgtccatcgagtgagtcactatactaTCAattatgatacatgcagcacgtcatgcatgTTATTGcatctacagtacatacactgtcaagCTGGCTGTGTACaaaccccatccatccatccatttcttaccgattgtccctttcggtgttgcagggggtgctggagcctatctcagctgcattcgggcggtaggcggggtacacactggacaggTGCCATGTACAAACAAAGCATAAAATGTGGGcttatactttacagatactataatatgattgttcatgtttttcacttagTACAGATTAGTGTCTtattgttgtgcattacaaactcaaacacaatTCGGgtactgacgtagaagctagcttatctctcacTGTAGCGAGctcacggctaataccgtagcacaccGATGTTTTAGTACGCtataaaaatagttcctcagtgtttgctcttacaataacaatattgctacagtttcgttacggaacgtaaattaagtattgttgacgttttttgaatgcatttttaaagtgatttaagggcagaatggattgctcccattagctgcattgctagccacctaaaaCAAGCCGATCTTTAcatattagaatgcaaaaaaaagaacttgtgtcttcttctacttgtttgtattatgaacgataggcaaaattccaaaaaaagtgcagttcccctttaaacacaCAAAGAGCTTAAGTGTACGCATAATTGTTTTTTCAAAAGCCTTTCCTGTGATCTGTTGcattttaaatctttaaaacattCACCTCGAGTATTTTGGACCTGGATGCTGTCGTGCAAACATAACTCATTTTAAATGTCACTGTGGGTAATTCACAATGCAAACACTGCAACCACGGTGCAGTAAAAGGAGAGGTGGGAAAATGACAGAAAACAAGCGCCAGTGTGTTAATATCCAACGGGCTCATTGATCAGTGTTGGAGAAAGCGCCTTGTCAGCACTTGTGGGACGCGGCGATTGCAGCTCGTGTTTCCTCTGATGTATAAAAAGGGACTATGTTGCCGGTTGCAGACATTGGCGATGAAGTCTCAAGGCTAAATGATGTTCCGTGTCATGCTTGGGACAGTGAATTCATCAGTGTAAACAGCTAAATGACATGGATGAGGTTTTAGTCATTTCAGACACCTCTATTCCTGTCGCATGATCGAGGCCCTGTTTCCGGTGGCGTTGGCTCACTGCAAGTATATGAGAGGTCCAATGAAAGAGGACACCTATGCTGGGAAAATAAATGTCCCGCATTGATCATGGAGCAACTTGCATGTATTTTGATATCATTCATAAGGGAAAATGAATGATACAAGTTTTAAACTGCAGTAGCAAACACATTTTAATATTACCACTGTTGTGATTGtcctgtttattttatttgtcatCCATCATCGTGTTTCTCCTGTGCTCCACCGCCATGTCCTGCTTTGACCCAAACCAGCACCCGCAGGATACAATCCTCAATAGGATATCATCTAACTTGGCAGTGTGTCCTTGGGCCTACACAGCAGCAAAGGCACACGGTTGTCCTTTAGTCACATCCATTCTAATACATGCATTAATTAGCTGACTTGCATCCGAAAACAATGATCTTATACAAACACTGGCTCCCTGCTGTGACTTGCAGTATGTAATATTGTATGACGCCAAAGCCCAGCAAGTATATTGCAGATACGAGATTGGAGGTGAGCCTACAGCTTCTCTGCAGACACTGCAGTGCAGCTATATTGGAACTTCTTCGCCTAATTTCAGAGCCAATGGCCAGCCAGTGAGAAGTTTGTGGAACTTGTCTAGATGCCAATAGCAACACCCACTGTCATCAATTCTGCTTTCCTCTGGTCTCCTGCTGCTTTCTGCCATGATTTGATACAAACTAGGTACCAATCCCATACATGGGATTGGGACTGGTCAGTAATGATTGTTTTGAAATGATATACCAACATAAGACATTAATTGAAATCAATACTTTCTAGAATTGATGTACTGCACTACATTTGACAAAGAATATTGTAGAAAAAAGGCAATTGTGTTTACAGAAACAATGGAAGAATCTTAAGCACATTTGTACTAATTTCcactaaggtaaaaaaaaacaaaaaaacatgtattaatTATTGTAATGTACTAATTCAAAAGTATtacataatttcaacaaacatttaaaaagtatatttatgtgtaagtaatatatagacaatatagacacactgtggaaaacctcatgcggggtccccatccccaagtgcacgcgacccagcacgtcgaaggactacaggccggtggctctaacctcccatatcatgaagaccatggagaggttggtcctagaacaactccgccctacagtcaagccccacctggacccactccaattcgcctaccagccccgactgggagtggaggacgcagtcatctacctgctggaccgagcccacacccacctagacaagcccgcgagcagtgtgagggtcatgttttttgacttctccagtgctttcaataccatacggcctgggctactgggtgtgaagttggagacgatgcaggtggaggcccccttggtgtcctgggttgttgattacctgactgacagaccacagtacgtgcaactgcaggactgtgtgtctgacaggctggtcagcaacactggggccccgcagggcacagtcctctccccctttctcttcaccatctacaccaccgatttccactatcactcagagtcctgccaccttcagaagttgtctgatgactctgcgatagtggggtgtattgaggatgatgatgatgaggaatacaggacacaggtggaggactttgtcacatggtgtggaaagaaccacctccagcttaatgtgatgaagaccaaggagctggttgtggacctgggaaggaggaggagtactccggcgacccctgtttccatcaggggggtcgatgtggacatggttgaggattataaatacctgggagtacacatcgacaacaagctgaatgggtcaaaacacgctgaggcactctacaagaagggacatagccgcctctacttcctcaggaggctaggatccttcaacgtctgtacaaagatgttgaagatgttctacgagtcggtggtggcgggcgccttcttgtacgccgtggcctgctggggcagcgggctgagagcgagggacgcaaacagactggacaagttggtagagaaggccagtaacgtggtgggagtggagctagactctctggcggtggtgtcagagaggagaagtctagcaaaactcctagccattatggacaacacctcccacccactacactcggaccttgcggggagaatgagcacgttcagtggaaggctcagactcccaaaatgcaacacggaacgacacaggaggtccttcataccgacagccatcagactgtgtaatgcatatgttccttgactgcacttaaatgtagagtatatgtagaatatatttatatattatatacataatatattatatatattatattatttattattgtctattgtgagcgaactgtggtgctgaatttcccccagggatcaataaagtactttctattctattctattctataactgTGAGGCCAAGTACACGCATTATGTAGGTGTTCATTTCCGCCACAAGAGGGAAGCAAAGTGATAGCCTCGTGAAAAATACGTATTCGAAAAAGATGCTGCCTTCAATGACGCCACaatgtctgtttttttaaaaaaaaataaaacatactagATACAATAGACGTGCACCTGTACATTTGCTACAtaaacatatttgtatatatttattttccttcTCCCTTTACTATATTCTTTCCCCCAAAAGCAATATTGAACCTTTGGGAGAACGCAGAAAACCCCTCCCCGCAGCAGTCATGAACGCAACATCAAATGAAAACTCTGAGTGGGCGGGGCTTCCGGTGGAGGTCAacacaaacaaacatggcgtggagAGGATTCGTCGTGAAATGGGCTCAAACAAACGTAATTACAGCTAAAAATGTAACTCCGCCAGGTTCCAGGTcagtaaataaaatattaaaaaggtGGTGTGAAAAGAGGAACAGTGGAATAGTGTTTGTGGTTAGCTAACAGTTCTGTCATTGGGTACTATCATGTAACTTTCAACGCCAGCTTTGCagttgtgttgttattgttgttgttgttgttacacatATGTCTGCTAATTGTATGTTATAGCTTGTTTAAATAGTATTGTGTAATGTTTATCGCCATAAAGCAGGGTTGTCatactcgttttcattgagagcCACATTCCAGTTATGGCTGATCTCAAGAGGGCAGCTtgttacagtgaatatatatgaattGTATCATGTATAATATTGCACAATCCCCTATGGATTTGATTATTCATTTCTTTATGAACAATGTAATTGATGGATAACGTCAGGAGGATAAGcattttattgtaacaaaaaatgtttgaaatAGATAAGAGGGGTGTCGCAACTTTTTCCAACAAGGGCCACACTAAAGTCAAAGCATGGAGGCATTGTGATATGTTTATTTGTAAATGCCAGAGTTCTTAGTGTCAAATTTTGTAGGTTTTTTTTAGCAGTGCATCAGAAATGTTTgctctttttaaatttttaatgggCCAACAAAACTACAACTGCCGGccgcaatttggacacccctgtgttataaTAATGTTTTTTGCATGATTAGATTGTTCTCAAGCTTAAAAGTAGGGCTGCaattaacaactaatttgataatcgattaatctgtcgattgttacttcgattactcgattaataatcggataaaagagacaaactacatttctatcctttccagtattttattgaaaaaaaacagcatactggcaccatacttattttgattattgtttctcagctgtttgtaaatgttgcagtttataaataaaggtttattaaaaaaatttaaaaaagtagcctctgcgcatgcgcatagcatagatccaacgaatcgatgactaaattaatctccaactatttttataatcgattagttgttgcagccctacttaaaAGACATGCAATTGTATGCAATACATAcacattttctgtcaaaattgaaagaatgaATATGTTTATTAAGAAAGTTGAAgtgctttatttttgcacatcatttctaggcttttgcgggccacataaaacgatgtggcaagccagatctggcccctgggccttgagtttgacacatgtgccaTAGAGCAATGGCATTTTAAATCACTGGAACATTGACACGCGCTTCAGTTATTGTACTCTGCATAGCATAAATAAAGGATTTTGCTGTTTGTGCTTACCTGCATTTTAAGAGTGGACTCTTACAACCAACTGAGGCGTGGATTCCGTcgtgaagctaaaaaaacagagaCAAAGGAAGGCAACGTCAGCCCAGAAACACACAACACGTGTCCAGCGGAACCTCCACCGCGACCTAATGTCCGCCTACAAAAGCTGCTTAAGCCACTGATGTTTACAGTGGGGGTAAGTTTTCGATGGATGGCTGGAGGACAATATTTCTATCAGCATGTACATTACttcaaaaaaaaagtggattatcCAAGAAGTATACCAGGCCCAGTATGACGTAATACTCCTTTATGACAGTGGTACAATTATTTGAATTTACTTAAAGGTTCATGCTGTAGGTGTTAATACTTAAAATTGTGGCGTTGATATATTGTTTTGACTCAGTTTACAGGTTGTTCTTTTGGTGCTGCTGCCATCCTGCAATATGAGAGCATTAAGTCAAGAGTTAGGACTCTAAGAGATAAAGAAGAGCCGGAAGAATTCCTCGAGGTGATGTTTGAATGACAAACAACACGGTTATGTTGTTTCTTGTTGAATGTCATTGAGCAATAGGATATGTACTTGGCAGGGCTCCGCAGACATGGTGCACTGGCATGACTGGTGGAACCAGCTGACGGGCTTCCAGCGCCAGCTCATCCTCCTCATGTCTATAGCGGATGACCTCTGGGGCAGCCTCACTGAAGGCCAGAAAACCGTCTCAGGTGCTCCACCATGTTTTATTTGATTCCACATTTCTTTAGGGTGGGGCGTATTTCATGGTGGTTCTTCCGCAGGTATTATAGCGCTCAATGCTGTAGTCCTGTGCTGCTGGCGGATCCCCTCGATGCAGAGAAGCATGCTCAAGTATTTTATATCCAGCCCAGCCTCCAGTGAGATGCATAGCAGAAAATGTCCATATTCCAATTTGAAATGAGAGGATTTGACACTCGGTGTTGTTTCTGTCTTTTCCAGAGAGTCAATGCCTTCCTATGGTCCTGTCC is a window encoding:
- the parla gene encoding presenilin-associated rhomboid-like protein A, mitochondrial yields the protein MAWRGFVVKWAQTNVITAKNVTPPGSRVDSYNQLRRGFRREAKKTETKEGNVSPETHNTCPAEPPPRPNVRLQKLLKPLMFTVGFTGCSFGAAAILQYESIKSRVRTLRDKEEPEEFLEGSADMVHWHDWWNQLTGFQRQLILLMSIADDLWGSLTEGQKTVSGIIALNAVVLCCWRIPSMQRSMLKYFISSPASKSQCLPMVLSCFSHYSIIHMMANMYVLWTFSSGIVSLLGREQFLAVYMSAGVISTMVSYVCKAASGRIYPSLGASGAVMAVLAAFCANVPEAKLGILFLPAVSVTAGNVIKAVVAVDTVGLLLGWRLVDHAAHLGGALFGAWYVTYGHKLIWSKREPLVKIWHDIRSPGRGGSRPGGGEGPHRPN